TTTTACTATAATCATAGAAGAGAACTAGGAGAATGTCATCTTATTGTTTTGAACGTCTTTTGTATTTCTTGCTTATTGTGATGGTTTATTAGTAACCTCATTCCTTGTCCTGTTTTCATGACTAATATGGctctttttgagttttttttcaacAGAAAGTGGAACCCAAGGAAGATGAAACTTTGATCCTTGAATCAAAGGTTATTATCTCCTGCTCTCCTACCATTTCAAATCATAGTTTTGGTGTTCATGTCCTGCTCTCATCTACCATGGcacataatttttgaaatGACAGTCTGTTATCTGGTCTGGTTTTGCTTGTTTAAATCAATATTACATGATATTTCGTCTCAGGGAACGACATCTTCTCATAAAAAAGCTCCAGCACCTGTCAAAACTGAAGCTTTAGAACTTCCACTAAAGAGATTATTCAGAGAACAAGGGGAAGGAAATGCATCATCAAATTCACCGTGTAGAGTACATCAGAATGATGGTGATTCTGGTACATCTCAGCCGTTACTGAGAAGAACTCGTCTAAGATGCCAGAAGGAAGCTTTGATCCGTGAATCAAAGGTGATTATCCTTGCTGTACATTACTTAAATTGTTTACTGTGATTTTAAATTATGGTCATGGCCGGCGTTCTATGTCCTGCTTTTAGGAGTAAAGATCTGCAGGACTCGTGAGTTTGTTGAATTTCTTGTACAAGCATATAATAAATGTCTTATTAGTTCATGGTTCTTTACAGCAGAAACTGAagttaaagaaaaaagaagcttCACCTGATAATACTACCAACTGTACTGAAGTTGTTGAACGTCCAACTAAGAGGTTATACACAAGGCAACAGAAAAAACAAGAATCATCCGTATCCAAATCATGCATGGAAGTACCTCCATCAAGAAGAGCTCATcagagtgatgatgatgatgatgatctgttttcagattctgaaGAAGTTCAGCCACTCTTAAAAAGAACACGCCTAAGAGGCCAGGAAGGAGAAGCTATGATTCGTGATCTAAAGGTGATGATTGTTTGCTTGTAGATTATATACCAATTCTATGTCTTTAAGATATGATGATGTTTCATTGCATGCACTCATCTTCCAAGGGAGAGGAGATGTGTGAAAATCGTACACTTCCAATTTCAATTGCATGCTTAACTTTTACTATTACATGTATTTTTGTACCAGGGAGCAATTTATAATGACATCAAATGTCCATCAAATGGTCAAAGTGATGTCGTTGAACTTCAAAACAGTACATACATAAGACAACAGAAGAAGCAGGCATCTTCTCTCGCCAAATCTTGCGCGGAAACAAGTCATTCAACACTAATGGCACATCAGAATGATACTTTTCAGTATTATGACTCTGAAGAACCTGAAGAAACTCCACTACTGCATAGACAAAATCGGTTGAGACGCCAAAAAAAGGACGTCTTGGTTTCTGGCCCTCCACCACCAGTCAAAAGTCCCATTGTGATATGTCTAGATAGTTCTTCAGATAGTGATGTTTGTATTGTTGATAAAGAAAGATCGGAGGCAATGGATGTGGAACCATTAACTGTGGACGGCATAGCTTGTGTTTCAGATATGTCAGAGatggatgatgatgaagacagCTTAAAGTTACTAAAAGCAGAATCATTGCTTGTGGACAGCAGAGGTTGTGTTTTTGAATCATCAAGGGTTGATATTGCCTCATCTCTTTTAAAAGGAGAAGTGAATACTCTGAACTCTTTTCCACATTCTGATATGCACTTTCCAAATATGGAAGTGGTGGAAGAGAGTGGCGATAACTCATATTGCAATCAGGAATGCCTTTTGGCTACAGGAACTGATTCAAATACAGATGCAAGTTCCAGAGAGGTGCCACAGCTAGAACAGTCAAAGTCGCAAGATCTTCCACACTCTGATGTGCACTTCCCAAATATGGAAGTGGTGGAAGAGAGTGGCAATAAATCATATTGCGTTCAGGAATGCCTTATGGCTATAAGGACTGATTCAAATACAGATGAATATGCAAGGTTCAGAGAGGTGCCACAGTTAGAACAGTCAAAGTCACAAGTTTGTCTTgcaatagaagatgatcatcaaGGCGGTAATTTCAGTGCTCTAGGATTTCCTTATGAAGTATTTGTATTTCAGAATCTTATCAAGATTGTGCCCCATATACCTGCCCAAATTGATCCTTGTAGATTTGGAGGTCTTCATAGTTTGATTGGTTTCCCAATTAAGGATGTTGACAATCTTTTTGAAAAAAGTGGAAAAAGATTAAGGTTTCACCCAGGCCTGCAATCCTCTAAGTCACATAAGGTGGAGGCTGCTCAGAATCACCAGAGTTCACAAGGTGTGAAGTTATGTGTTTATGTAGATGACATAACAAGAGGTGagggaaaaatgaaaattccCTTGGAAGGTGGAAGAAATGCTGAAGATCTGTCGAAATTCTTTTACATCCCACAGAATGTAGTTTATAAAAATGCCAAAGTGAATTTTGCACTTCGTTGTACATCTGACCAGGCTTGCTGCTCACGTTGTTTTGGGAATTGTCTGGTGTCACGGGTACCTTGTGCCTGTGCTATGCAAACTAGGGGTGGGTTTGCTTACGCACCAAATGGATCAGTCAAGGAAACGTTTCTGGAAGAATGTTTGTCTGTGATCCAGGAACGTAAACAACACCACTACTTCTGTAGTGAAAGGTGCCCACTTGAAAGTTTTAGGAAGAAAAAGAGTTCTAATGCATGCAAAGGCCACTTGTTACAGAAATTTGTTAAGGAATGTTGGTCGAAATGTGGATGCAACAACAAATGTGGGAATCGGATCATTCAACAAGGCATTTCTGTCAAGCTGCAGGTTAGTATCTTCTCCAAGTATTTCAGTGCTTAAATTTCTGTCATATCTCCAGTAAGTTTTTAAAGGCTAAAGGTCGGGGTTATTCATAATGCAGGTGTTTTTGGCACCTGAAGGGAAAGGGTGGGGTCTTCGGACACTGGAGGACTTACCAAGAGGGGCGTTTGTTTGCGAGTATGTTGGAGAGATAGTAACGTGCACAGAACTATATGAGCGAAATATGCAAAGTGCTGGTAAGAAGCATACATACACAGTGCTACTAGATGCAAACTGGACTTCAAAGGGTGTCTTGGAGGTTGAAGAGGCACTTTGCTTAGATGCTACAGTATATGGAAATGTTGCAAGATTTATCAACCACAGGTTTGGAATTCATAATGTTTTGTGTTCTAGTGTTGTATTGAGAAAGTTGCTTTGATATATCTCTGTATTATCTCCTTTTTTGTGTTTCAAGTTTTGCTTAATGTTGCAACTATTCTATTTTGGCCCAGATGCTCTGATGCTTCCTTGGTTCAGATCCCTGTTAAAGTGGAGACTCCTGACAGTCACTATTATCATGTATGATTCCTTCTCTTCTGTAGTGCTGTTACTCATTAATTATGTTGTTACTCAGTTCTTATATGCTTTATTATAACATTTTGCAGGTTGCCCTTTTCACAACAAGGAATGTTTCTGCTATGGAAGAGCTTACTTGGGTAAGAGGGATTTACCAAAACATAGTAATTTTTGATACCAGAGTTTGTATGGCATTTTTTCTCCAACTTTCAATGTCTGTGCTGTTGCAGGACTATGGCATTGACTTTGATGACCGTGATCATCCTGTGAAACCATTTCATTGTCTTTGTGGAAGCCAATTCTGTCGTGGCAGCGACTTTGAAGTTCAGGCATGATGTCTTCTAAGACTGTCATCTAGTCGATTAGTCTGTATATTAATATTAGTGTCTGACTGATTTCATATGCCAAACTCCAAACTCCAAAGAGCTTATGGTTAACTAGGCACTTGACTACTCCCTGTAAGGCATACATCGTGTTTTGAGAGAAGACAAACTTTCTATGTAGTAAATCTATGTTTTGTTCGGCTCTTAAGTCGCCCTTCTATCTCATTCTGGATACAAAAAAATTTGTGATATCAATATGAATTTATTTGTCATTGCATTGGGTTTTATATTACATTGTCAATTTTGCATCATGCAACCTTAAAATGTGAAACCACAACAGTTTTATGGCCAAATTCTCCAATAAGTTTAACTGTTTAgtgcaaaaaaaatttagttcCTTCTAATATATCAAAAACCGAAGCgcaaaaaacaaagaatccAGTTTTCAAATCATCAACTTGTTTCTACCATATTTTTCTTGGGCCTATTTCTGCCATATTGATAACTAGTGTGCAATAGTGCACCAGACCTCATTTCAGGCTGGGGATTGCTACAACTAAAAATAATGTCAAGTCACGAGTGTTCAATGAGTGTGGCTAAGCATATTCACTTCATCAGTCTTACATGTTGAGATTTCAACATTGGCTGATCACATAGTCACAGTATCACGTTCATCGTCaagtgcaaaaaaaaaaacatgtgaCAACACAATTTGTGATGTAAACTAGACTAAAACGTATCTCTTAGTTATGAAAATCTCGTTTTTGTTTAAACACAAATCAATGTGATTTGATCACGAAACTCACTCACGACGCATGACAATtaattttttgatttttcgGCCACAGAGAGtgcaaattttttatttattttggttaCAGAGTGCAAAGTAATTTGCTAAATGAGAAACTGATAACGCAGAGCAGTAAATAGAAACTGATTACAGTATAGTCAAGTATGACAGAAGTTGAAGCAGCAGAGCATTTGATTTGGGCCGCTAATAAAACATCAGGCTTTCAATTATACCCGAACCCGAAATTCATCAAACCCAGTCCCAAATCCGTAAATCCAACAAAACATATCGGACAAAATCGTAATTCAATAACTGAGACCTCGCTGAAAACCCTAGTTCGCCGTCTATAAATGCCTCTCTAAAACCCTAACCGCTCCTCAGTCTCTTGTTTTGAGCCGCAGCCACCCAAAATGTCGAAGCGAGGTCggctctctctttctcctctTCAATTTTGCAACCCTAATTTGATCCGAAGTTTTCCTTTCATGTGTTTCTGATGTGGATTTGGTTTTGTAGGACGCGGAGGATCCGCCGGAAACAAGTTCCGGATGTCGCTGGGTCTACCGGTGGCGGCGACGGTGAACTGCGCCGACAACACCGGAGCGAAGAATCTGTACATCATCTCCGTCA
This is a stretch of genomic DNA from Argentina anserina chromosome 4, drPotAnse1.1, whole genome shotgun sequence. It encodes these proteins:
- the LOC126791032 gene encoding uncharacterized protein LOC126791032 codes for the protein MKPRDRKTLNACGAMKTFGITPARTKTALKRLLKLYDNNWELIEDENYKVLFDVLMPEEVKVEPKEDETLILESKGTTSSHKKAPAPVKTEALELPLKRLFREQGEGNASSNSPCRVHQNDGDSGTSQPLLRRTRLRCQKEALIRESKQKLKLKKKEASPDNTTNCTEVVERPTKRLYTRQQKKQESSVSKSCMEVPPSRRAHQSDDDDDDLFSDSEEVQPLLKRTRLRGQEGEAMIRDLKGAIYNDIKCPSNGQSDVVELQNSTYIRQQKKQASSLAKSCAETSHSTLMAHQNDTFQYYDSEEPEETPLLHRQNRLRRQKKDVLVSGPPPPVKSPIVICLDSSSDSDVCIVDKERSEAMDVEPLTVDGIACVSDMSEMDDDEDSLKLLKAESLLVDSRGCVFESSRVDIASSLLKGEVNTLNSFPHSDMHFPNMEVVEESGDNSYCNQECLLATGTDSNTDASSREVPQLEQSKSQDLPHSDVHFPNMEVVEESGNKSYCVQECLMAIRTDSNTDEYARFREVPQLEQSKSQVCLAIEDDHQGGNFSALGFPYEVFVFQNLIKIVPHIPAQIDPCRFGGLHSLIGFPIKDVDNLFEKSGKRLRFHPGLQSSKSHKVEAAQNHQSSQGVKLCVYVDDITRGEGKMKIPLEGGRNAEDLSKFFYIPQNVVYKNAKVNFALRCTSDQACCSRCFGNCLVSRVPCACAMQTRGGFAYAPNGSVKETFLEECLSVIQERKQHHYFCSERCPLESFRKKKSSNACKGHLLQKFVKECWSKCGCNNKCGNRIIQQGISVKLQVFLAPEGKGWGLRTLEDLPRGAFVCEYVGEIVTCTELYERNMQSAGKKHTYTVLLDANWTSKGVLEVEEALCLDATVYGNVARFINHRCSDASLVQIPVKVETPDSHYYHVALFTTRNVSAMEELTWDYGIDFDDRDHPVKPFHCLCGSQFCRGSDFEVQA